The Thermosynechococcus sp. genome has a segment encoding these proteins:
- a CDS encoding phycobilisome rod-core linker polypeptide, with amino-acid sequence MVVKASGGSSVARPQLYQTVPVSTIIQAEQQDRFLNRGELDELAVYLRSGAKRLEIATTLTRNADIIVSRAANRIFVGGSPMAFLSRPQTEEAPQFTTGARGEAIDMKEAMKLGTATYVDTRGGFLEGLRSIFSASGGGAPVGFKPINIARYGPARMEKSLRDLDWFLRYTTYAIVAGDPNILAVNTRGLREIIEAACSADATIAALQEMRRAALSYFEKDAEAKGIVETYFDVLINEFIAPAPSDKVRQRNSTDLQGLQLPQIYFNAAERRPKFVMKPGLSAAEKNEVVKAAYRQIFERDISRAYGLGISDLESKVKNGSISMKEFIRQLAKSPLYRKNFYEPYINSRALELAFRHILGRGPSSREEVQTYFAIISKGGLPALVDALVDSKEYSDYFGEETVPYLRGLGQEAQECRNWGAQQDLFKYSAPFRKVPQFITTFAAQDQPLPDQHPYGAGNDPLEIQFGAIFPKEKKNPSARPQPFNKDTRRILIARGPGINNQVSNPAARGVAPGSLGPKVFKLDQLPSINARIGKRAIATGGNSVKFAESSTQRVIRAAYLQVFGRDVYEGQRQKVAEIKLENGEISVREFVRILAKSNLFRSLYWTPLYVTKAIEYIHRRLLGRPTYGRQEMNAYFDIASKKGLYGLVDAIIDSQEYSEAFGEDTVPYERYITPQGLALRSLRVGTIGETGVPPEKEETPRFVELGAVTELRTEPAIQFRANQGVSKRREQTKVFKLTDLNDKQNLQLVIQAAYRQVFERDVAPYIVRDEFTALESKLSNGEITLKEFIEALGCSELYQKEFYTPYPNTKVIELGTKHFLGRAPVDQAEIRRYNQILATQGLKAFVQALVSSAEYAAAFGEDTVPYRRFPTLPAANFPNTEKLHNQLTKQSEAIVVPSFAPVKPRLDNTKLPLLSRAIAEQEAKARQADPSKPRFIELGRSFRNGDGQSVEVGVGTTRRRPARIFRMTVGAPSAEVELVINAIYCQVMDVFSGQVPSQFRRPDLESRLRNGEITVREFVRTLASSEIYRNRFYTPYPNTKVIEFLFRHLLGRAPATQAEIRQYNKILADQGLKAAVETMVNSPEYSRYFGEDVVPYKRFPTLPAGNYIGSVKADADLVKQSWSSLSPSLVGIQPSHRD; translated from the coding sequence AAGTGGTGGAAGCTCGGTTGCCCGCCCGCAACTTTATCAAACAGTCCCCGTTTCAACGATTATCCAAGCCGAGCAGCAGGATCGCTTCCTGAATCGGGGTGAACTGGATGAACTCGCTGTTTATCTGCGCTCCGGGGCAAAACGCCTTGAAATTGCCACCACCCTCACTCGCAACGCCGACATCATTGTTTCCCGGGCTGCCAACCGCATCTTTGTCGGTGGTTCCCCCATGGCCTTTCTCTCCCGTCCCCAAACTGAAGAAGCCCCCCAATTCACCACTGGGGCAAGGGGCGAAGCCATTGACATGAAAGAAGCCATGAAGCTGGGAACCGCAACCTATGTGGACACCCGTGGTGGATTCCTAGAGGGATTGCGCTCCATCTTTAGTGCCTCCGGGGGCGGTGCACCCGTGGGGTTCAAACCCATCAACATTGCCCGCTATGGCCCAGCTCGCATGGAAAAATCCCTGCGGGACTTGGATTGGTTCCTGCGCTATACTACCTACGCCATTGTGGCCGGTGATCCCAACATTCTGGCGGTGAATACGCGCGGCTTGCGGGAAATCATTGAGGCTGCCTGCTCTGCCGATGCCACGATTGCTGCTCTGCAGGAAATGCGGCGGGCGGCTCTCAGCTATTTTGAAAAAGACGCCGAAGCCAAGGGGATTGTCGAAACCTACTTTGACGTTTTGATCAACGAATTTATTGCCCCTGCCCCCTCTGATAAAGTGCGGCAGCGCAACTCCACCGATCTGCAGGGTCTGCAACTGCCACAGATTTACTTCAATGCCGCCGAGCGTCGTCCCAAATTTGTGATGAAGCCGGGGCTATCCGCTGCCGAGAAGAATGAAGTGGTTAAGGCCGCCTATCGGCAAATCTTTGAGCGCGACATCTCCCGCGCCTACGGTTTGGGTATCTCTGACTTGGAATCGAAGGTGAAAAATGGCTCCATCTCTATGAAGGAGTTCATCCGCCAACTGGCCAAGTCACCCCTCTATCGCAAAAACTTCTATGAACCCTACATCAACAGCCGTGCCCTAGAACTCGCCTTCCGCCACATTTTGGGGCGTGGGCCCTCTAGCCGCGAGGAAGTGCAAACCTACTTTGCCATTATTTCCAAGGGGGGGCTCCCTGCCTTGGTGGATGCCCTTGTGGATTCCAAGGAATACAGTGACTACTTTGGTGAGGAAACGGTCCCCTATCTGCGGGGTCTGGGTCAAGAGGCTCAAGAGTGCCGCAACTGGGGCGCCCAACAGGATCTCTTCAAGTACAGTGCGCCCTTCCGCAAAGTTCCCCAATTCATCACTACCTTTGCTGCCCAAGATCAGCCCCTACCGGATCAACACCCCTACGGTGCCGGCAACGATCCCTTGGAAATTCAGTTTGGTGCCATCTTCCCGAAAGAGAAGAAAAACCCCAGTGCGCGGCCCCAACCCTTCAACAAAGACACCCGCCGCATTCTCATTGCCCGGGGGCCAGGGATCAATAACCAAGTCAGCAATCCTGCGGCCCGCGGGGTTGCTCCTGGCAGCCTGGGGCCAAAAGTCTTTAAGCTAGACCAACTGCCCAGCATCAATGCCCGCATTGGCAAGCGCGCGATCGCCACGGGCGGCAACAGTGTCAAATTTGCTGAAAGTTCAACCCAGCGGGTGATTCGTGCCGCTTATCTCCAAGTCTTTGGCCGTGATGTCTATGAAGGGCAGCGCCAAAAAGTCGCTGAGATCAAACTGGAGAACGGTGAAATCTCTGTCCGTGAGTTTGTGCGGATTTTAGCCAAATCAAACCTCTTCCGCAGCCTCTACTGGACACCACTGTACGTCACGAAGGCGATTGAATATATTCACCGTCGCCTCTTGGGTCGTCCCACCTATGGTCGCCAAGAGATGAATGCCTACTTTGACATTGCCTCGAAGAAAGGTCTCTATGGCTTGGTGGATGCCATCATTGACAGCCAAGAGTACAGCGAAGCCTTTGGGGAAGATACAGTTCCCTACGAGCGCTACATTACGCCCCAGGGTCTGGCTCTGCGATCGCTACGGGTGGGTACAATTGGCGAAACTGGCGTACCCCCTGAGAAAGAAGAAACGCCTCGCTTTGTCGAACTGGGGGCGGTAACCGAACTGCGCACTGAGCCAGCAATTCAGTTCCGGGCCAATCAAGGGGTGAGCAAGCGCCGCGAGCAAACCAAGGTCTTCAAGCTCACGGATCTCAACGACAAGCAAAATCTGCAACTGGTAATTCAGGCGGCCTATCGGCAGGTCTTTGAGCGGGATGTTGCCCCCTACATTGTCCGCGATGAGTTTACTGCCCTTGAATCCAAGCTCAGCAACGGTGAGATCACCCTCAAGGAGTTCATCGAAGCCTTGGGTTGCTCTGAACTCTATCAGAAGGAGTTCTACACCCCTTACCCCAACACCAAAGTCATTGAACTGGGTACCAAACATTTCTTGGGGCGGGCACCCGTTGATCAAGCGGAAATTCGCCGCTACAACCAAATTCTTGCCACCCAAGGCTTAAAGGCCTTTGTCCAAGCCCTCGTCAGTAGTGCTGAATACGCTGCAGCCTTTGGTGAAGATACGGTGCCCTATCGTCGCTTCCCCACCTTGCCAGCGGCCAACTTCCCCAACACTGAGAAACTGCACAATCAACTCACGAAGCAAAGTGAGGCGATTGTCGTGCCCAGCTTTGCGCCGGTCAAACCTCGCCTCGATAATACGAAGCTGCCGCTGCTCAGTCGGGCGATCGCCGAGCAAGAAGCTAAAGCCCGGCAAGCGGATCCCAGCAAGCCCCGCTTTATCGAATTGGGACGCTCCTTCCGCAATGGCGATGGTCAATCCGTGGAAGTGGGGGTCGGTACCACCCGTCGCCGTCCCGCTCGTATTTTCCGCATGACCGTGGGTGCCCCTAGTGCTGAAGTGGAGCTGGTGATCAATGCCATCTACTGCCAAGTGATGGATGTCTTTAGTGGCCAAGTGCCGAGCCAGTTCCGGCGCCCTGATCTGGAAAGCCGCCTCCGCAATGGTGAAATTACCGTCCGCGAGTTTGTGCGCACCTTGGCCAGCTCAGAGATCTATCGCAACCGCTTCTACACCCCCTATCCCAACACCAAGGTGATTGAGTTCCTCTTCCGTCACCTCCTGGGTCGCGCCCCAGCCACCCAAGCGGAAATTCGCCAATACAACAAAATCTTGGCGGATCAAGGCCTCAAGGCTGCTGTCGAAACGATGGTGAATAGCCCTGAGTACAGCCGCTACTTTGGCGAAGATGTCGTGCCCTACAAACGCTTCCCGACGCTGCCAGCGGGCAACTACATTGGCAGTGTTAAAGCCGATGCCGACTTGGTGAAGCAATCCTGGTCGAGCCTCTCGCCCTCATTGGTGGGGATTCAGCCCAGTCATCGCGACTAG
- the rpaB gene encoding response regulator transcription factor RpaB, translating to MSVTLETHKEKILVVDDEASIRRILETRLSMIGYTVVTAADGEEALTTFRQEQPDLVVLDVMMPKLDGYGVCQELRKESDVPIIMLTALGDVADRITGLELGADDYVVKPFSPKELEARIRSVLRRIEKTNTSGIPSSGVIQVGNIRIDTNKRQVYKGDERIRLTGMEFMLLELLVGRSGEPFSRAEILEQVWGYTPERHVDTRVVDVHISRLRAKLEEDPSNPELILTARGTGYLFQRITEPGEASNKNQ from the coding sequence GTGTCCGTTACTTTGGAGACCCACAAAGAAAAGATACTCGTTGTTGACGATGAAGCGAGTATTCGTCGCATCTTAGAAACTCGGCTGTCAATGATTGGCTATACCGTCGTCACTGCCGCCGATGGCGAGGAAGCCCTGACCACCTTTCGGCAGGAGCAGCCAGATTTAGTGGTGCTTGATGTGATGATGCCGAAACTAGATGGCTATGGCGTCTGTCAAGAACTGCGCAAGGAATCGGATGTCCCGATTATTATGCTCACTGCCCTTGGCGATGTTGCCGATCGCATTACGGGGCTAGAACTGGGGGCCGATGATTATGTGGTCAAGCCCTTTTCCCCCAAGGAGTTGGAAGCCCGCATTCGCTCGGTACTGCGACGCATTGAGAAGACCAATACCTCTGGCATCCCTAGCTCCGGGGTGATTCAGGTGGGCAATATTCGCATTGACACCAATAAGCGGCAGGTCTACAAGGGGGATGAGCGCATTCGTCTCACGGGCATGGAATTTATGCTCTTGGAATTGCTGGTAGGACGCTCGGGCGAGCCTTTCTCCCGTGCAGAAATTCTGGAGCAAGTGTGGGGGTACACCCCCGAACGCCATGTGGATACACGGGTGGTGGATGTCCACATTTCCCGCTTGCGGGCTAAATTAGAGGAAGACCCCAGTAATCCAGAATTAATCTTGACCGCACGGGGCACAGGGTATCTCTTTCAGCGCATTACTGAACCGGGAGAAGCAAGCAACAAAAATCAATAG
- a CDS encoding homocysteine biosynthesis protein encodes MERTIAEINEKITAGKATVWTLAELKARLQSLSIAEAARQVDVITTGTFEPMESSGAIINLGPTDPPIKLRQCWFDGIPAYSGFGAVDLYLGAAQSLDPNSEGGEADSLRERGGGHVIADLIAGKAIPLRAVGYVTDCYPRASLETVISKDTINQFYLYNPRNLYQNFIVGVNGGDRPLYTYLGPLQPQLGNAVYACGGALSPLLNDPYLRLVGIGTRIFLGGGIGYVAWEGTQHFPLQKRLANDTPIGPAATLALIGDAKQMDPFWVRGCYFKHYGASLMLGVGVPLPVLDQEVIARCAIRDEDVVAPVIDFSIPRRVRPTFGLVNYAQLKSGSIKIEGKTVRTAPLTSLYFSQRIAEVLKDWIHSGRFTLTEPIAPLPRDRAFLPQQPWMPAVSED; translated from the coding sequence ATGGAGCGGACTATTGCCGAAATTAATGAAAAGATTACAGCAGGCAAAGCCACGGTTTGGACCCTCGCTGAACTCAAGGCCCGCCTTCAAAGCCTGAGCATTGCTGAAGCAGCCCGCCAAGTGGATGTGATTACCACAGGCACGTTTGAACCCATGGAATCCTCGGGAGCAATTATTAACTTGGGACCGACCGATCCGCCCATTAAACTGCGGCAGTGCTGGTTCGATGGCATTCCCGCCTACAGTGGTTTTGGCGCTGTGGATCTGTACCTTGGCGCGGCCCAATCGCTGGATCCCAACTCTGAAGGGGGAGAAGCCGACAGTCTGCGGGAACGGGGGGGTGGCCATGTCATTGCCGATTTGATTGCGGGTAAGGCCATTCCCCTACGGGCAGTGGGCTATGTTACGGATTGTTATCCCCGCGCCAGTTTAGAAACGGTGATTAGCAAAGACACCATCAACCAGTTCTATCTCTATAATCCCCGCAATTTGTATCAAAACTTTATTGTGGGTGTGAATGGGGGCGATCGCCCCCTCTATACCTATCTCGGTCCACTGCAGCCGCAATTGGGGAATGCCGTTTATGCCTGTGGCGGTGCCCTCTCACCGCTGTTGAATGATCCCTACTTGCGATTGGTGGGGATTGGCACGCGCATTTTCCTCGGTGGTGGCATTGGTTATGTGGCCTGGGAAGGCACCCAACACTTTCCGTTGCAAAAACGTCTGGCCAACGACACCCCCATTGGCCCCGCCGCAACCCTTGCCCTCATTGGTGATGCCAAACAGATGGATCCCTTTTGGGTGCGCGGTTGCTATTTCAAGCACTATGGGGCGTCTCTGATGCTGGGGGTGGGGGTGCCGCTGCCGGTGTTGGATCAAGAGGTCATTGCCCGCTGTGCCATTCGCGATGAGGACGTAGTGGCACCGGTTATTGATTTTTCAATTCCTCGCCGGGTACGTCCCACCTTCGGCCTGGTCAACTATGCCCAACTCAAGTCGGGCAGCATCAAAATTGAAGGCAAAACCGTGCGCACTGCTCCCCTGACCAGTCTCTACTTTAGTCAACGCATTGCCGAAGTCCTCAAGGATTGGATTCACAGTGGTCGTTTTACCCTCACAGAACCCATTGCCCCTCTGCCGCGCGATCGCGCCTTTTTGCCGCAACAACCTTGGATGCCCGCTGTCAGTGAGGATTAG
- the hmpF gene encoding pilus motility taxis protein HmpF yields the protein MQYLAEVIKKTGFMGTRSELKLLMREQSGYWHPVPQNEETIPFDNSRDYGNGVLVFVEMAANRQIQNVDEAARRLTGILHGFTRMRERFQSQEEEIEGWKQSLLYQAEALNQREQEFEQRKEELQELEAQLAGAEEQLAQLNKLRQELTAEEERIQAERQALENLRHQVHQEQQRWEQLKSSHTVGLSPEQIRQVDLILQQLAETLNSSGRPQIAECFQILDQQQALLSQYWQQLEQLEQEVSQRQATLEQQLQAFHAKEETWRTAQEQFWQDSRAIALQEELCRYKQSVLEKERHLLAQQEEMIQQMRQAMVSDLTEAVDVNALMKMPMEELEKEVANRGNDLKRASAFVNDQEEELKMALESLAELEQKVKEASDFDRLQLAGELEDERQRCNLLNQALEGQRQNIREKEAIYKIHKQVLEARKDPASQQGISLIPILSELEHQFQEYSVAVNQLAEELQYAYTDLESLRHDLEERRKLQQQQKDQLSQEEQALIEEQRFLAAKRGQANLLREILQPVQDRLNHLRHSLEGLNQNILNGRPGALISELQQVVMNLGQGA from the coding sequence GTGCAGTATCTCGCCGAAGTGATTAAAAAAACGGGTTTTATGGGGACGAGATCCGAGTTGAAGTTGTTGATGCGTGAGCAGTCGGGCTATTGGCACCCTGTCCCCCAAAACGAGGAAACGATTCCCTTTGACAATAGTCGCGACTACGGCAATGGCGTGCTGGTCTTTGTAGAAATGGCCGCCAACCGCCAAATTCAAAACGTAGATGAAGCGGCTCGCCGCCTCACGGGTATTTTGCACGGCTTTACACGGATGCGTGAGCGTTTCCAAAGTCAAGAGGAAGAAATTGAAGGCTGGAAGCAATCCCTCTTGTATCAGGCGGAAGCGCTTAATCAACGGGAACAGGAATTTGAGCAGCGCAAAGAAGAACTTCAAGAACTAGAGGCGCAACTGGCTGGAGCTGAAGAGCAACTGGCACAACTCAACAAACTACGGCAGGAATTGACCGCAGAGGAAGAGCGGATTCAAGCGGAACGCCAAGCCCTTGAAAATTTACGCCACCAAGTCCATCAAGAGCAGCAGCGCTGGGAACAATTGAAATCAAGCCACACCGTTGGCCTATCCCCAGAACAAATTCGCCAAGTGGACTTGATCTTGCAGCAGTTGGCAGAAACCCTCAACAGTAGTGGACGTCCCCAAATTGCGGAATGTTTTCAAATTTTAGACCAGCAGCAGGCCCTGCTGAGTCAATACTGGCAGCAACTGGAGCAACTAGAGCAGGAAGTGAGCCAACGGCAAGCCACCCTAGAGCAGCAACTTCAAGCTTTCCATGCAAAGGAGGAGACCTGGCGCACCGCTCAAGAACAATTTTGGCAAGACAGTCGGGCGATCGCCCTGCAGGAGGAACTCTGCCGCTACAAACAGTCCGTTCTCGAAAAAGAACGCCACCTCCTTGCTCAACAGGAGGAAATGATCCAGCAAATGCGCCAAGCCATGGTCAGTGATCTCACAGAGGCAGTGGATGTGAATGCCCTGATGAAAATGCCCATGGAGGAACTCGAAAAAGAAGTGGCCAACCGCGGCAACGACCTCAAGCGTGCTTCTGCCTTTGTCAACGATCAAGAAGAAGAGCTCAAAATGGCTCTGGAGTCCCTAGCAGAACTGGAGCAAAAAGTTAAAGAAGCCAGTGACTTTGATCGTCTGCAACTGGCGGGGGAACTAGAGGATGAGCGCCAGCGCTGTAATCTGCTCAATCAGGCCCTTGAGGGACAACGGCAAAATATCCGTGAAAAAGAAGCGATCTACAAAATTCACAAGCAAGTGCTAGAGGCCCGCAAGGATCCGGCCTCGCAGCAGGGCATTAGCCTCATTCCCATCCTCAGTGAACTTGAACACCAGTTTCAGGAGTACAGTGTGGCCGTCAATCAACTGGCAGAGGAATTGCAGTACGCCTATACCGATCTAGAAAGTTTGCGCCACGACCTCGAAGAGCGCCGCAAGCTGCAACAGCAGCAAAAAGATCAACTGAGCCAAGAAGAACAGGCACTGATTGAAGAACAACGCTTCCTCGCCGCCAAACGGGGGCAGGCGAATCTGCTGCGGGAAATTTTACAACCCGTGCAAGATCGTCTCAATCACCTGCGCCACAGCTTAGAGGGACTCAACCAAAATATCCTCAATGGCCGTCCCGGTGCCCTCATTTCTGAGTTGCAGCAGGTGGTTATGAATCTGGGGCAGGGGGCTTAG
- a CDS encoding tetratricopeptide repeat protein yields the protein MRCNSLLWASIASLSLWVASPVHANSQVSQLMQEGQRLVAGGNYAQALAIYQQLLQSESRNPRVHSAIGYIYAQQGQFAEAARAYQRAIELDPQNADFYYALGYSLGMMGENDGAAAAYRQAIRLNNRNPQAYEGLAVILVRMGDPQGAIQAYRAALRLAPRNWTAQKGLGVLLLQQRNIPEALSRLQQAAALAPGNASIQLNLGMALLAAGDPRNGWQAIDRAANLGQRDADLLQQVAELAAAANQPERAIQAYRRLITLQPERVATYFSFGELLMQQNHPLEAAAIYRQATQINPKDPEGFYRLGKALAAQGRQQEARRAYQVALKLYREQNNPTGETKVRDAMRQRN from the coding sequence ATGCGCTGCAATTCCCTTTTGTGGGCTAGTATTGCCAGTCTTAGCCTTTGGGTGGCATCGCCGGTCCACGCCAATAGCCAAGTGAGCCAGCTGATGCAGGAAGGGCAGCGGCTAGTGGCAGGAGGAAACTATGCCCAAGCCTTGGCCATTTATCAGCAACTGCTCCAGAGTGAGAGCCGTAATCCCCGCGTGCATTCTGCCATTGGCTACATCTATGCCCAGCAGGGCCAATTTGCCGAAGCTGCCCGTGCTTACCAACGCGCGATTGAGTTGGATCCACAAAACGCTGATTTTTACTATGCCCTAGGCTATAGTCTGGGAATGATGGGGGAAAATGACGGTGCTGCTGCCGCCTACCGCCAAGCCATCCGCCTGAATAACCGTAATCCTCAAGCCTATGAAGGACTGGCGGTGATTCTCGTCCGCATGGGAGATCCCCAAGGTGCCATACAGGCCTACCGCGCCGCCCTCCGTCTTGCCCCCCGCAATTGGACAGCTCAAAAGGGATTAGGCGTTTTGCTGCTGCAACAACGCAATATTCCTGAAGCCCTCAGTCGTCTGCAACAGGCGGCAGCCCTCGCCCCTGGCAATGCCTCAATTCAACTCAATTTAGGAATGGCACTTCTTGCGGCCGGCGATCCGCGCAATGGCTGGCAGGCAATTGATCGCGCTGCTAACTTGGGTCAGCGGGATGCGGATCTACTCCAACAGGTGGCCGAACTGGCCGCGGCGGCAAATCAACCCGAGCGAGCGATTCAAGCCTACCGCCGCCTGATCACCCTGCAACCGGAACGGGTCGCCACTTACTTCAGTTTTGGTGAGCTGTTAATGCAGCAAAATCATCCCCTGGAAGCGGCGGCGATTTATCGTCAAGCCACGCAGATCAACCCCAAGGATCCCGAAGGATTTTACCGCCTGGGGAAAGCCTTGGCAGCCCAAGGGCGGCAGCAGGAGGCCCGCCGTGCCTATCAAGTGGCTTTGAAGCTCTACCGTGAGCAAAATAACCCCACAGGGGAAACCAAAGTCCGAGATGCCATGCGGCAGCGCAATTAG
- a CDS encoding elongation factor G → MARRCNIALVGNYNSGKTTLAESILRLTHATNGKASSLLDTSPEARDRRMGVELNVVHTQYGELDLTLLDCPGSVELLQETLNALVGVDMAIVVCEPLSDRAFTLTPLFKFLDDWQIPHILFLNKMERAHDPYMEILAAYRQVSSRPLVPHQYPIWQGDDLLGYIDLVTEQAYHYHAGAAADLVPFPSELQAVEQAARAELLEALANYDDHLLEELLEDMAPPESEIIADLRWELGADLIVPVFFGSAQTDYGVRPLLAALDREAPEATATAAHRQINGEEPLAQVLKTFYVPQGGGKLSLVRVWQGTLTDGMGLNGVRVGGIYRAQGTQLESLGQATAGEVVLLARLEGIRTGETLSGSGQVPPLPCAPQLEPVYALAITPSKRSDEVKLTGALQKLLEEDPALRWEQHGDTHEIILWGQGDIHLQIALDRLRRKYNLPMQTHLPQVPYRETIRRGIKNSHGRYKHQTGGHGQFGDVYLDIAPLERGSGFQFSETIVGGVVPKQYIPGVEQGVRESLNQGPLGFPIVDVAVTLTNGSYHSVDSSEQAFRQAARLAMQAGIPQCEPQLLEPIMAVQVWMPQAFTAKVMQALTGRRGQVLGYSGKEGWPGWEEIQAYLPQAEMHDFVVELRSLTMGTGGFHWHFDHLQEVPEKLAAMIVQRHKNA, encoded by the coding sequence ATGGCGAGACGATGCAACATTGCCCTGGTGGGCAACTACAACAGTGGCAAAACCACCCTCGCAGAAAGTATTTTGCGCCTTACCCACGCCACCAACGGGAAAGCCAGTAGTCTTCTGGATACCAGTCCTGAGGCGCGCGATCGCCGGATGGGCGTGGAACTGAATGTTGTCCATACCCAGTATGGGGAGCTAGACCTCACCCTTCTCGACTGTCCCGGCTCAGTGGAATTGCTCCAAGAAACCCTCAATGCTCTTGTGGGTGTGGACATGGCGATCGTGGTCTGTGAACCCCTTAGCGATCGCGCCTTTACCCTAACCCCCCTATTCAAATTCCTCGATGACTGGCAAATTCCCCATATCCTTTTTCTCAACAAGATGGAGCGTGCCCATGATCCCTACATGGAGATTCTAGCCGCCTATCGCCAAGTGTCCAGCCGTCCCCTTGTGCCCCACCAGTACCCCATTTGGCAGGGGGATGATCTCTTGGGCTACATTGACTTGGTGACGGAGCAGGCCTATCACTACCATGCGGGGGCAGCGGCGGACTTAGTCCCTTTTCCTTCGGAGTTACAAGCCGTCGAACAGGCGGCACGGGCAGAGCTACTGGAGGCTCTGGCCAACTACGATGATCACCTCCTCGAAGAACTCCTGGAGGATATGGCGCCACCGGAAAGTGAAATCATAGCGGATTTGCGCTGGGAGTTGGGAGCCGACTTAATTGTGCCCGTCTTTTTTGGCAGTGCCCAAACGGACTATGGTGTCCGTCCCCTCTTGGCAGCCCTCGATCGCGAAGCCCCCGAGGCCACAGCAACCGCTGCCCATCGCCAGATTAACGGTGAGGAGCCTCTCGCCCAAGTGCTCAAGACGTTCTATGTCCCCCAAGGAGGTGGCAAACTCTCCCTTGTGCGGGTCTGGCAGGGCACCTTGACCGATGGCATGGGCTTGAATGGGGTGCGCGTGGGTGGCATCTACCGTGCCCAGGGCACGCAATTAGAATCCCTGGGGCAAGCAACGGCGGGTGAGGTTGTCCTATTGGCACGACTGGAGGGCATTCGTACAGGTGAGACCCTCAGTGGTAGTGGTCAGGTACCGCCTTTGCCCTGTGCACCGCAACTGGAACCGGTCTATGCCCTGGCCATTACTCCCAGTAAACGGAGTGACGAGGTGAAGCTCACTGGCGCGCTGCAAAAACTCCTTGAGGAAGACCCGGCGCTGCGTTGGGAACAGCATGGCGATACCCATGAAATTATTCTCTGGGGACAGGGGGACATTCACTTGCAGATTGCCCTCGATCGCCTGCGTCGCAAATATAACCTACCGATGCAAACCCATCTACCCCAAGTCCCCTACAGGGAAACCATTCGCCGGGGTATCAAAAACAGCCATGGCCGCTATAAACATCAAACCGGTGGCCACGGCCAATTTGGGGATGTATACCTCGATATCGCTCCCCTAGAGCGCGGCAGCGGCTTCCAATTTAGTGAAACCATTGTCGGCGGTGTTGTTCCCAAGCAATATATCCCCGGTGTTGAGCAGGGGGTGCGCGAATCGCTGAACCAAGGTCCCTTGGGGTTTCCGATTGTGGATGTGGCCGTTACCCTCACCAATGGCTCTTACCACTCCGTGGATAGCTCTGAGCAAGCCTTTCGCCAAGCAGCCCGCCTCGCTATGCAAGCGGGAATTCCCCAGTGTGAACCGCAACTCCTCGAACCGATCATGGCGGTGCAGGTGTGGATGCCCCAAGCCTTTACCGCTAAGGTGATGCAGGCTTTGACAGGGCGGCGCGGTCAGGTTTTGGGCTACAGCGGTAAGGAGGGTTGGCCCGGTTGGGAGGAGATTCAGGCCTACTTGCCTCAAGCGGAAATGCATGACTTTGTGGTGGAGTTGCGATCGCTGACCATGGGCACGGGTGGCTTCCATTGGCACTTTGACCATCTTCAGGAAGTACCGGAGAAACTGGCCGCGATGATTGTCCAGCGCCACAAAAACGCCTAG
- a CDS encoding glycosyltransferase family 2 protein, whose amino-acid sequence MKLAGLRSFSIVMPAYNVVTQRGETIFRETLESIAASCRYLQQHFPYAPEGEFILISDGSTDRTCDVAMAGWPNAVPLQLVGLPTNVGIAAARNIGVRLAKGEVIFFCDADDLYRPEHLFLALSVLNQPLPEPYAPAYFGAVRTGVYCRDRLHPYWHKSLEQTLVLNLAVRREVHEFIGGFPEDEVFRQFRYGAEDVAYAYWLHQFCHTARLEQRTVEYRRFPNSFFDRQLKKFQAAPGTVADDLDEGDRQQQAQIQEIMATRLQELQAKAAQGVA is encoded by the coding sequence GTGAAACTTGCTGGCCTGCGTTCCTTCTCGATTGTGATGCCCGCCTATAATGTGGTAACCCAGCGAGGCGAAACAATCTTTCGCGAAACCCTTGAGAGCATTGCTGCCAGTTGCCGCTACCTCCAACAGCACTTCCCCTACGCCCCTGAGGGGGAATTCATCCTGATTAGCGATGGTTCAACGGATCGCACCTGCGATGTGGCGATGGCAGGATGGCCGAATGCTGTCCCTCTGCAATTGGTGGGCCTGCCGACAAATGTTGGGATTGCGGCAGCGCGGAACATTGGGGTGCGCTTAGCCAAAGGGGAGGTGATTTTTTTTTGTGATGCCGATGATCTGTACCGCCCTGAGCACCTGTTTTTGGCCTTGTCGGTGTTGAATCAGCCCTTGCCGGAACCCTATGCCCCGGCCTATTTTGGGGCGGTGCGCACGGGGGTCTATTGTCGCGATCGCCTGCATCCCTACTGGCACAAGAGCCTCGAGCAAACCTTGGTGCTCAATCTGGCTGTGCGCCGCGAAGTCCATGAGTTTATTGGCGGCTTTCCAGAGGATGAGGTGTTTCGCCAATTTCGCTATGGGGCTGAGGATGTGGCCTATGCCTATTGGTTGCACCAGTTTTGCCACACCGCCCGCCTCGAGCAGCGGACCGTTGAGTACCGCCGTTTTCCCAATAGTTTCTTTGACCGTCAACTCAAGAAATTCCAAGCCGCTCCCGGCACTGTGGCCGATGACCTTGATGAGGGCGATCGCCAGCAGCAGGCGCAGATTCAGGAGATTATGGCCACACGACTTCAGGAATTGCAGGCCAAGGCGGCTCAAGGAGTCGCCTAG